From a region of the Feifania hominis genome:
- the argB gene encoding acetylglutamate kinase has product MEDSYNKAGVLVQALPYIQRYTNKTIVVKYGGNAMVSGELKDAVISDIVLLSLVGIHVVLVHGGGPEISQMLDKIGKQSRFVNGLRYTDAETMDIVQMVLSGKVNKDLVSLIQKKGGSAVGLCGLDGSLIQAKKLEEPGVDYGYVGEITDVNIAPIVDALEDGYIPVVATVAEGVDDDCCYNINADTAAAKIAEALGALKVVLLTDVRGVLRDAADEASLISVIRAGEVDLLKRDGVIKGGMIPKIDCCVNALRGGVGRAYIIDGRVPHSILVEMLTDEGIGTMIVGDKDALK; this is encoded by the coding sequence ATGGAAGACAGCTACAACAAGGCGGGCGTACTGGTACAGGCGCTGCCCTACATCCAGAGATACACAAACAAGACCATTGTGGTCAAATACGGCGGCAACGCCATGGTGAGCGGCGAGCTCAAGGATGCGGTCATCAGCGACATTGTGCTGCTGTCCCTTGTGGGCATCCATGTGGTGCTCGTGCACGGCGGCGGGCCGGAGATCTCACAGATGCTCGACAAAATCGGCAAGCAGAGCCGCTTTGTCAACGGCCTGCGGTACACCGACGCCGAGACCATGGACATTGTGCAGATGGTGCTCTCGGGCAAGGTCAACAAGGACCTCGTCTCGCTGATTCAGAAAAAGGGCGGCAGCGCCGTGGGCCTCTGCGGGCTCGACGGCTCGCTCATCCAGGCGAAAAAGCTCGAGGAGCCCGGCGTCGACTACGGCTACGTCGGCGAGATTACGGATGTGAACATCGCCCCGATTGTCGACGCGCTGGAGGACGGCTACATCCCCGTGGTCGCCACCGTCGCCGAGGGCGTGGACGACGACTGCTGCTACAACATCAACGCCGACACGGCCGCGGCGAAGATCGCCGAGGCGCTCGGCGCGCTCAAGGTGGTGCTGCTCACCGATGTGCGCGGCGTGCTGCGCGACGCGGCGGACGAGGCGAGCCTGATCTCGGTCATCCGCGCGGGCGAGGTGGATCTGCTCAAGCGCGACGGCGTGATCAAGGGCGGCATGATCCCGAAGATTGACTGCTGCGTCAACGCCCTCAGAGGCGGCGTTGGCCGGGCGTATATCATAGACGGGCGCGTGCCCCACTCGATTCTGGTGGAGATGCTCACCGACGAGGGCATCGGCACCATGATCGTCGGGGACAAGGACGCTCTGAAATAG
- a CDS encoding aspartate aminotransferase family protein: MTLEQLAEQESQYVAHTYGRFPVAFESGKGCILTDTTGRRYIDLGAGIAVSALGYGDTKWARAVAKQAAKLAHTSNYYYTEPMISLAQKLCEATGYRKVFFANSGAEANEGAIKAARKYSFDKYHRRDRGGIITLKNSFHGRTVATLTATGQEVFHQSFFPFAEGFAYAPAGDIEALRALVDESTCAVMMEPVQGEGGVYPLDHDYVRAVFELAAERDLLVIFDEVQTGVGRTGTFLASEQYGVKPDITTLAKALGGGLPIGAVLFSEKTEAVLGKGDHGSTFGGNPVACAGANVVLDRVAKKSFLNRVKKKGERMMAAIRAFESPHVKDVRGMGLMIGVELDGMDAKDTALKLLGKGLLALTAGGNTLRLLPPLVIDDKTIDESLGILKEVLSLWGD; this comes from the coding sequence ATGACACTCGAACAACTCGCCGAGCAGGAGAGCCAGTACGTCGCCCACACCTACGGGCGCTTCCCGGTCGCCTTTGAGAGCGGCAAGGGCTGCATTCTCACCGACACCACGGGCAGACGCTACATCGATCTCGGCGCGGGCATCGCGGTGAGCGCGCTCGGCTACGGGGATACAAAGTGGGCCAGAGCCGTGGCAAAGCAGGCGGCAAAGCTCGCACACACGTCAAATTACTACTACACCGAGCCCATGATCTCTCTCGCGCAAAAGCTCTGCGAGGCGACGGGTTACCGGAAAGTCTTCTTTGCCAATTCCGGCGCCGAGGCCAACGAGGGCGCGATCAAAGCCGCGCGAAAGTACAGCTTTGACAAGTACCACCGCAGGGACCGCGGCGGCATCATCACGCTGAAAAATTCCTTTCACGGCCGCACGGTCGCCACGCTGACCGCCACCGGGCAGGAGGTCTTTCACCAGAGCTTCTTCCCCTTTGCCGAGGGCTTCGCCTACGCGCCGGCGGGAGATATTGAGGCGCTGCGCGCACTTGTGGACGAGAGCACCTGCGCCGTCATGATGGAGCCCGTTCAGGGAGAGGGCGGCGTCTATCCGCTCGATCACGACTATGTCAGGGCAGTGTTTGAACTTGCGGCCGAGCGGGATCTGCTGGTGATCTTCGACGAGGTGCAGACCGGCGTCGGCCGCACGGGAACCTTTCTCGCGAGCGAACAGTACGGCGTCAAGCCCGACATCACGACGCTCGCAAAGGCGCTCGGCGGCGGCCTGCCGATCGGTGCGGTGCTCTTCTCGGAGAAGACCGAGGCCGTACTCGGCAAGGGTGACCACGGCAGCACGTTCGGCGGCAATCCCGTGGCCTGTGCGGGCGCGAACGTGGTGCTCGACCGGGTGGCGAAAAAGAGCTTTTTAAACCGCGTCAAAAAGAAAGGCGAGCGCATGATGGCGGCCATCCGCGCCTTTGAGAGCCCCCATGTCAAAGATGTGCGCGGCATGGGGCTCATGATCGGCGTCGAGCTTGATGGCATGGACGCCAAGGACACGGCGCTCAAGCTGCTCGGCAAGGGCCTGCTGGCGCTCACGGCGGGCGGCAATACGCTGCGGCTGCTGCCGCCGCTGGTGATAGACGACAAGACCATCGACGAGAGCCTCGGCATTCTGAAAGAAGTGCTGAGTCTCTGGGGCGACTGA
- the argF gene encoding ornithine carbamoyltransferase has translation MLQNDLLSMGELTEEDILDLIDLGIDLKQKLKSGEPHPYLEGQTLGMIFEKSSTRTRVSFETGIYQLGGQGLFLSTNDIQMGRGEPICDTARVLSRYIDGIMIRTFAQETVEQLAEYATIPVINGLTDYAHPCQVLADFMTIKEHKGALRGLKIAFIGDGNNMANSLIAGGLICGMEVAIACPKAYAPHPKILAFAEGKPFTMTDDLYAAAKDADVIFTDVWASMGQEGEAEKRRAAFRGYQVNRELMAAAKPDAMVQHCLPAHRGEEITADVFEEHADEIFDEAENRLHAQKAVMVRLMRK, from the coding sequence ATGTTACAGAATGATTTACTGTCCATGGGCGAGCTCACCGAGGAGGATATTCTCGATTTGATCGACCTTGGCATCGACTTGAAGCAGAAGCTCAAAAGCGGCGAGCCGCACCCCTATCTCGAGGGGCAGACGCTCGGCATGATCTTTGAGAAGTCCTCGACCCGCACGCGGGTCTCCTTTGAGACGGGCATCTACCAGCTTGGCGGACAGGGCCTGTTTCTGAGTACCAACGACATCCAGATGGGCCGCGGCGAGCCGATCTGCGACACCGCGCGGGTGCTCTCGCGCTACATCGACGGCATCATGATCCGCACCTTTGCGCAGGAGACCGTGGAGCAGCTCGCCGAATATGCGACCATCCCGGTCATCAACGGGCTGACCGACTACGCCCACCCCTGCCAGGTGCTCGCCGACTTCATGACCATCAAAGAGCACAAGGGCGCGCTGCGCGGGCTCAAGATCGCCTTTATCGGCGACGGCAACAACATGGCGAATTCCCTCATCGCGGGCGGACTCATCTGCGGCATGGAGGTCGCCATCGCCTGCCCGAAAGCCTATGCGCCCCACCCGAAGATTCTGGCCTTTGCCGAGGGCAAACCCTTTACGATGACCGACGACCTCTACGCCGCGGCAAAGGATGCGGATGTGATCTTCACCGACGTCTGGGCCAGCATGGGCCAGGAGGGCGAAGCGGAGAAGCGCCGCGCGGCGTTTCGGGGCTATCAGGTCAACCGCGAGCTCATGGCGGCGGCAAAACCCGACGCCATGGTGCAGCACTGTCTGCCGGCCCACCGCGGCGAGGAGATCACCGCCGACGTCTTCGAGGAGCACGCCGACGAAATCTTTGATGAGGCCGAGAACCGGCTTCACGCCCAGAAAGCGGTCATGGTGCGCCTGATGCGCAAATGA
- a CDS encoding alkaline phosphatase, with the protein MRHRRFFTVLAALALSAAMVLSVGAVSLEQVEVKAPVKNVILLIPDGMSTDVVTLARWYQGGGALNLDSMASGLVRTYSSDAPIADSAPAGTAMATGHKSHTGYVGVLPDVNSMPGLDPLEAGTARAPVASILEAARLEGKATGVIATSEIMHATPADFTAHYASRKDYDILSKQQVYQGVDVVLGAGSGYLAGQGRADGNDLIEVIQENYQYVTTPAGMEAVTSGKLWGMFAETALAYEFDRDPKSEPSLAQMTEKAIELLSQDEDGFFLMVEGSKIDWAAHANDPIGLISDCLAFDRAVGVALDFAKADGNTLVIAATDHGNSGVSIGSAATTGDYDKQPLSNFIDPLKKATLTGEGLEKVLNAERSNVVEVMSRYFGIDDLTDEEIEAIKNTENGSMNYTVGPMIARRADIGFTTGGHTGEDVTLYVYAPANISQLTGTVENTDIALYMAKAFGVDLDETTERLFVPARKAVEAIGGTISFDRSDKGNPILTISKGDVEVKMPVYTNIAYVNGEKTLLDGVTVFDGVGTNYVPQSAIDLLK; encoded by the coding sequence ATGAGACACAGACGATTTTTCACAGTCCTTGCGGCGCTGGCGCTGAGCGCGGCCATGGTGCTCTCGGTCGGCGCGGTGAGCCTTGAGCAAGTCGAGGTCAAGGCACCGGTCAAAAATGTCATTTTGCTGATTCCCGACGGCATGTCGACCGACGTGGTCACCCTCGCGCGCTGGTACCAGGGCGGCGGCGCGCTCAATCTTGACAGCATGGCCTCGGGCCTCGTGCGCACCTACTCCTCCGACGCGCCTATCGCCGACTCGGCTCCGGCCGGCACCGCCATGGCGACCGGACACAAATCCCACACGGGCTATGTGGGCGTTCTGCCGGACGTCAACTCCATGCCCGGTCTTGATCCGCTTGAGGCGGGCACCGCACGCGCCCCGGTGGCGAGCATCCTCGAAGCGGCGAGACTCGAGGGCAAGGCGACCGGCGTGATCGCGACAAGCGAAATCATGCATGCGACCCCGGCCGACTTCACCGCCCACTATGCCAGCCGCAAGGACTATGACATTCTCTCGAAACAGCAGGTCTACCAGGGCGTCGATGTGGTTCTCGGCGCGGGCTCGGGCTATCTTGCCGGGCAGGGCCGCGCAGACGGAAACGATTTGATCGAGGTCATCCAGGAGAACTATCAGTATGTCACCACTCCCGCCGGGATGGAAGCGGTCACCTCCGGTAAGCTCTGGGGCATGTTTGCCGAGACGGCGCTGGCCTACGAGTTTGACCGCGATCCGAAGAGCGAGCCCTCGCTTGCGCAGATGACCGAAAAGGCCATCGAACTTCTCAGCCAGGATGAGGATGGCTTCTTCCTGATGGTGGAGGGCAGCAAGATCGACTGGGCCGCCCACGCGAACGATCCGATCGGGCTGATTTCCGACTGTCTGGCATTTGACAGGGCAGTGGGTGTGGCGCTCGACTTTGCAAAGGCCGATGGAAACACACTGGTCATCGCCGCAACCGACCACGGCAACAGCGGCGTGTCAATCGGCTCGGCGGCGACCACAGGCGACTACGACAAGCAGCCGCTGTCAAATTTCATTGATCCGCTCAAAAAGGCGACGCTCACCGGCGAGGGCCTTGAGAAAGTGCTCAACGCCGAGCGCAGCAACGTGGTCGAAGTCATGAGCCGGTACTTCGGCATCGACGATCTGACCGATGAGGAAATCGAGGCGATCAAAAACACAGAGAACGGCTCGATGAACTACACCGTCGGCCCGATGATCGCGCGCCGCGCCGACATCGGTTTTACCACCGGCGGCCACACCGGCGAGGATGTGACGCTCTATGTCTACGCACCCGCCAACATCAGCCAGCTTACCGGCACCGTGGAGAACACCGACATTGCCCTCTACATGGCAAAAGCATTCGGCGTGGACCTTGACGAGACGACCGAGCGGCTCTTTGTGCCCGCGCGAAAGGCTGTCGAGGCCATCGGCGGCACAATCTCCTTTGACCGCAGCGACAAAGGCAACCCCATTCTCACCATCAGCAAGGGAGATGTGGAGGTCAAGATGCCGGTCTACACCAACATCGCCTATGTCAACGGGGAGAAAACCCTGCTCGACGGAGTGACCGTCTTCGATGGAGTCGGTACCAACTACGTGCCCCAGAGCGCCATCGATCTTCTGAAATAG
- a CDS encoding zinc finger domain-containing protein, protein MLEIRCEHCGRLLGFFLGRAQIKCPRCKRINTIDTERQRAPVAAR, encoded by the coding sequence ATGCTTGAAATTCGATGTGAACACTGTGGGCGGCTGCTCGGCTTTTTTCTGGGCAGGGCGCAGATCAAGTGCCCGCGGTGCAAAAGGATCAATACGATAGACACAGAGCGTCAAAGAGCGCCGGTCGCAGCCAGGTGA
- a CDS encoding phage tail protein, translating to MSAMSANKTKMLYKAAGGDTFTQLDGLMEVPEFGGAPEKIDVTTLSDGIKKYVNGIVDMGDLVFKFLYDNSSATSNYRVLRTMQENGETGEFKLTYPDGTGHEFKAQVSVKMDAAAVNGALTFSCTMNLQSEVTVTDPSEE from the coding sequence ATGAGTGCTATGAGTGCAAACAAAACAAAAATGCTTTATAAGGCGGCGGGCGGTGACACGTTTACCCAGCTTGATGGCCTGATGGAAGTGCCGGAGTTTGGCGGCGCGCCGGAGAAGATCGACGTCACGACCCTCTCCGACGGAATCAAGAAATACGTCAACGGCATTGTGGACATGGGGGATCTGGTCTTCAAATTCCTGTATGACAATTCGAGTGCAACATCGAATTACCGCGTGCTTCGAACGATGCAGGAGAACGGTGAGACCGGCGAGTTCAAGCTGACTTATCCGGATGGCACAGGCCATGAGTTCAAAGCCCAGGTGTCCGTCAAGATGGATGCTGCCGCCGTGAACGGAGCTCTGACTTTCAGCTGCACCATGAATCTGCAGAGCGAGGTCACGGTAACCGACCCGAGCGAGGAATAA
- a CDS encoding DUF6096 family protein, producing MTRFVTLQVGGEEYRLRLTAEAILAAEKKLDKSIITALQTIQENLLGTVTVILWAAMQPLQPGTTMERVYEIYDDYIDGGHTVEELLAVITELFEVSGFFKRGQA from the coding sequence ATGACACGTTTTGTGACACTGCAGGTCGGCGGGGAGGAGTACAGGCTGCGCCTTACGGCGGAGGCCATTCTCGCCGCGGAGAAGAAATTGGATAAATCGATCATCACGGCGCTTCAGACCATTCAGGAAAATCTGCTTGGCACTGTGACGGTGATTTTGTGGGCGGCAATGCAGCCGTTGCAGCCCGGAACCACAATGGAACGGGTCTATGAGATCTATGACGACTATATTGACGGCGGTCACACCGTTGAGGAGCTTCTCGCAGTGATCACCGAGCTGTTTGAGGTGTCCGGTTTTTTCAAGAGAGGTCAGGCGTAA
- a CDS encoding XkdX family protein: MEWFDKIQGYYDAGLWPPEWVIEAVAKEKITAEQADMILSSK; the protein is encoded by the coding sequence ATGGAGTGGTTCGATAAAATTCAGGGGTACTACGACGCCGGGCTGTGGCCGCCGGAATGGGTGATAGAGGCCGTAGCCAAAGAGAAAATTACAGCGGAGCAGGCAGATATGATTCTGAGCAGCAAATGA
- a CDS encoding M42 family metallopeptidase, whose translation MLERIGGFVETLVLAPGLCGFEMPVCEIMKREFAACGLKPEVDTLGNCMAKIEGTDPGAPVIMVFAHMDSLGFFVKYVDPDGFIKLERAGGIPEKVLPMTEVCIGTCSGRYLDGVIAFKSHHQTPPEEKYKVDRYQQLYVDIGASSREEVFSLGIDVGSPVIYKPRHTRLAGNRVLATFLDDRGGCAALLELAHTLTAEPRPATVWLVASVLEEYNLRGAMLAARKIKPDMSIDIDGGAPYDTPDLAGEGHLRLGGGPYMDIYNFHGRGTLNGTIAHPAMVRLAEAAGEKTGIRIQRQAYVGGLTDSSYVQFENGGIMCLDMGFCIRYCHGPCEVCDLGDIERLTEVIRAMTNLVDRSFDRSR comes from the coding sequence ATGCTGGAAAGAATAGGCGGATTTGTGGAGACCCTTGTGCTTGCGCCCGGTCTCTGCGGCTTTGAAATGCCGGTCTGCGAAATCATGAAGCGGGAGTTTGCCGCCTGCGGGCTGAAGCCTGAGGTCGACACCCTCGGCAACTGCATGGCGAAAATTGAGGGCACCGACCCCGGGGCTCCCGTCATCATGGTCTTCGCCCACATGGACAGTCTGGGTTTCTTCGTCAAGTATGTTGACCCGGACGGCTTTATCAAGCTGGAGCGGGCGGGCGGCATCCCCGAGAAAGTGCTGCCCATGACCGAGGTGTGCATCGGCACGTGCTCCGGCCGCTATCTCGACGGCGTGATCGCCTTCAAGTCGCACCACCAGACGCCGCCCGAAGAGAAGTACAAGGTCGACCGCTATCAGCAGCTGTATGTGGACATCGGCGCCTCGAGCCGGGAGGAGGTCTTCTCTCTCGGCATTGACGTCGGCAGTCCTGTCATCTACAAGCCCCGCCACACAAGGCTTGCGGGCAATCGCGTGCTCGCCACGTTTCTCGACGACCGCGGCGGCTGCGCCGCGCTGCTCGAGCTGGCCCACACTCTCACCGCCGAGCCGCGGCCGGCGACGGTGTGGCTTGTCGCCTCCGTGCTCGAGGAGTACAATCTGCGCGGCGCCATGCTCGCGGCGCGAAAAATCAAGCCCGACATGTCCATTGACATCGACGGCGGCGCGCCCTACGACACGCCCGATCTCGCCGGCGAGGGGCATCTGCGCCTGGGCGGCGGCCCCTATATGGACATCTACAACTTCCACGGCCGCGGAACCCTCAACGGCACCATCGCCCACCCGGCGATGGTGCGCCTGGCCGAGGCCGCCGGTGAAAAGACCGGAATCCGTATCCAGCGCCAGGCCTATGTCGGAGGGCTCACCGACTCGAGCTATGTCCAGTTTGAAAACGGCGGCATCATGTGCCTTGACATGGGCTTCTGCATCCGGTACTGCCACGGCCCCTGCGAGGTGTGCGACCTCGGGGACATCGAGCGGCTCACCGAGGTCATCAGGGCCATGACGAACCTCGTCGACCGCAGCTTCGACCGGTCCCGATAG
- a CDS encoding DeoR/GlpR family DNA-binding transcription regulator, whose translation MFRQERQERILQYINIHKRVTVKELAKIFKTSVVTIRSDITELDNNGLVVKMHGGAIAITDRYNLEIPSKNKARQNTAAKRSIGQLAAGLVEENDIVILDSGSTALEVAKHLRHKRITVITTDLQIGAFLASVNHGDITLIITGGTVEPNTYTQCGVETLSFLRRFHVNKLFLGCDALDPIKGMSNRTLIEAEIKRAMIEAAEQVIAVADSTKHNREVFVHVCDTDAIDILVTDKITKSNCEAFERIGVRVMTSNGAELSDRGGTNICWKE comes from the coding sequence ATGTTTCGACAGGAACGTCAGGAAAGGATTTTGCAATACATCAACATTCACAAACGAGTCACAGTAAAAGAGCTGGCAAAGATCTTCAAGACCTCTGTGGTGACCATCCGCTCCGACATCACAGAGCTTGACAACAACGGGCTTGTCGTCAAGATGCACGGCGGCGCGATCGCCATTACCGACCGGTACAACCTCGAGATTCCGTCCAAAAACAAGGCGCGGCAGAACACCGCCGCCAAGCGTTCGATCGGCCAGCTGGCGGCGGGCCTTGTGGAGGAGAACGACATTGTCATCCTCGACTCCGGCTCGACTGCGCTCGAGGTGGCAAAGCACCTGCGCCACAAACGCATCACCGTTATCACGACGGATCTGCAGATCGGCGCCTTTCTGGCGTCGGTCAATCACGGCGACATCACGCTGATCATCACCGGTGGGACAGTCGAACCGAACACATACACGCAATGCGGCGTGGAGACGCTCAGTTTTCTCAGGCGCTTTCATGTCAACAAGCTGTTTCTCGGCTGCGATGCGCTCGACCCGATCAAGGGCATGTCCAACCGCACCCTGATCGAGGCCGAGATCAAACGGGCCATGATCGAGGCCGCAGAGCAGGTGATCGCCGTGGCCGACAGCACCAAGCACAACAGAGAGGTGTTTGTTCACGTCTGCGACACCGACGCCATCGACATACTGGTCACCGACAAAATAACAAAATCCAACTGCGAGGCGTTTGAGCGCATCGGCGTTCGTGTGATGACCTCAAACGGCGCAGAGCTCTCAGACAGAGGGGGTACGAACATATGCTGGAAAGAATAG
- a CDS encoding ABC transporter permease: protein MKHKLHFKADRDFVRMLIVTIIIFAAMTAMRPNLFLKTANFVSMGYQLPELGLYSLAFMVVLITGQFNLSIVATGNLCCITGMMVMHQAVEKNLTGGAAWGYIFLGCLAAIAVGLVCGWINGFVVTYFNVPAMLVTMSTTAIFTGIAIIITQGKAMAGVPDELVYFGNHTLLGIPYALWLLIAVFALTAVLINRTSFGFKLKFVGSNLKASHYTGININKIRIRAYVYSGLISALCAIEILAHTNAAKADYAESYVGQAILCSVLGATSPNGGYVRMACMALSMLSLQFLSSGFTMLRLGGYFKEFAWGILLIAVLSFNFISQELRRRKSIQAVAKARVGQKS, encoded by the coding sequence ATGAAGCATAAGCTGCATTTCAAGGCAGACAGAGACTTTGTCCGCATGCTGATTGTCACCATCATCATCTTTGCCGCGATGACGGCGATGCGCCCCAATCTGTTTTTGAAAACGGCCAATTTCGTCTCCATGGGCTACCAGCTGCCCGAGCTTGGGCTGTATTCGCTCGCCTTCATGGTCGTTCTCATCACCGGGCAGTTCAATCTCTCGATTGTCGCCACCGGCAACCTCTGCTGCATCACGGGTATGATGGTCATGCACCAGGCCGTTGAAAAGAATCTGACCGGCGGCGCGGCCTGGGGCTACATCTTCCTGGGCTGTCTTGCCGCCATTGCCGTGGGTCTCGTCTGCGGGTGGATCAACGGCTTTGTGGTCACCTACTTCAACGTCCCCGCCATGCTCGTGACCATGTCCACCACCGCGATCTTCACGGGCATTGCCATCATCATCACACAGGGCAAGGCCATGGCGGGCGTGCCCGACGAGCTGGTCTACTTCGGCAATCACACCCTGCTCGGCATCCCCTACGCCCTGTGGCTGCTGATCGCCGTGTTTGCGCTGACGGCGGTTCTCATCAACCGCACCTCGTTTGGCTTCAAGCTGAAATTTGTCGGCTCGAATCTTAAGGCCAGCCACTACACCGGCATCAACATCAACAAAATCCGCATTCGCGCCTATGTTTACAGCGGGTTGATTTCCGCTCTGTGCGCCATTGAGATTCTCGCGCACACAAACGCAGCCAAGGCGGACTACGCCGAGAGCTACGTCGGTCAGGCCATCCTCTGCTCGGTTCTCGGGGCGACCAGCCCGAACGGCGGCTACGTCCGCATGGCCTGCATGGCCCTGTCCATGCTCTCGCTGCAATTTCTCTCAAGCGGCTTCACCATGCTGCGCCTGGGCGGCTATTTCAAGGAATTCGCATGGGGCATTCTCCTCATCGCCGTTTTGAGCTTCAACTTCATCAGCCAGGAGCTGCGGCGCAGAAAGAGCATTCAGGCAGTCGCAAAGGCGCGCGTCGGCCAAAAGTCCTGA
- a CDS encoding ABC transporter permease, which produces MNRLWKKIRGANESKLLALLVVTTLFFSILNPDILTLANFYALVRTASVDAIFALAIMVVICSGAFDMSYAMVGAFGSYIMMLLCTLNGWNLPAVFIFLGAIVICVSLEMFNWALIAKLELQPYIATLGTQMILKGAMLAFISTKFIYTLPASISKLSTTYLHTAAYGSGVESQLHITLIFVVALYVIMHVVMTYTNFGRQVYAVGADPAAASRAGIRVARVRLLVFVIAGILCGLGGVLHDVVARCSYPVPSDLVGQELTSIAAVILGTANSAKARGSVLGTLLGVLLLEYISGNMILIGVPSFYIQLASGVLMFVGLVIQMSNRERRRHSLKKEAVPHEA; this is translated from the coding sequence ATGAACCGGCTATGGAAAAAGATCAGAGGCGCCAATGAGAGCAAGCTTCTGGCGCTGCTTGTCGTCACCACGCTGTTTTTCTCGATTCTGAACCCCGACATTCTGACGCTTGCAAACTTCTACGCACTGGTGCGCACCGCCTCGGTCGACGCCATTTTTGCGCTGGCGATCATGGTCGTCATCTGCTCGGGGGCGTTCGATATGTCCTACGCCATGGTGGGCGCGTTCGGCTCCTACATCATGATGCTGCTGTGCACGCTCAACGGCTGGAATCTGCCGGCGGTCTTCATCTTCCTCGGCGCCATTGTGATCTGCGTGTCGCTGGAGATGTTCAACTGGGCGCTGATTGCCAAGCTGGAGCTGCAGCCCTATATCGCGACGCTCGGCACACAGATGATTCTCAAGGGCGCCATGCTGGCCTTTATCAGCACCAAGTTCATCTACACGCTGCCGGCGAGCATCTCCAAGCTGAGCACGACCTACCTGCACACAGCCGCCTACGGCAGCGGCGTGGAATCCCAGCTGCACATCACGCTGATCTTTGTTGTGGCGCTGTATGTGATCATGCACGTTGTCATGACTTACACCAACTTCGGCCGGCAGGTCTATGCGGTCGGCGCCGACCCTGCCGCCGCTTCCCGCGCCGGCATCCGGGTTGCCCGCGTGCGGCTGCTGGTCTTTGTGATCGCCGGCATTCTCTGCGGGCTCGGCGGCGTGCTCCACGACGTGGTGGCGCGCTGCAGCTACCCGGTCCCCTCCGATCTTGTCGGGCAGGAGCTGACCTCCATCGCGGCGGTGATCCTGGGAACGGCAAACTCGGCAAAGGCCCGCGGCAGCGTGCTCGGCACGCTGCTCGGCGTTCTGCTGCTGGAGTATATCTCGGGAAACATGATTCTGATCGGAGTGCCCTCCTTCTACATCCAGCTGGCATCCGGTGTGCTGATGTTCGTGGGCCTTGTCATTCAGATGTCGAACCGCGAGCGCCGCAGGCACTCTCTCAAAAAGGAGGCTGTACCACATGAAGCATAA